The following proteins come from a genomic window of Amaranthus tricolor cultivar Red isolate AtriRed21 chromosome 14, ASM2621246v1, whole genome shotgun sequence:
- the LOC130799156 gene encoding uncharacterized protein LOC130799156 isoform X2, with amino-acid sequence MDENQELTWPPRDPEAINRMEQKMMLMMMKNLSPKFQNQQRKDEVELQTQGDTEGSNDFTYDIHITRYNNLCRMLKIVVNISK; translated from the exons ATGGATGAAAATCAAGAACTTACCTGGCCTCCAAGAGACCCTGAAGCTATTAATCGGATGGAACAG AagatgatgctgatgatgatgaaaaatttGAGCCCGAAATTTCAAAACCAGCAAAGAAAGGACGAGGTAGAGCTGCAAACACAAGGTGATACAGAAGGCAGCAACGACTTCACATACGACATACACATCACAAG GTACAATAATTTATGTAGaatgttgaaaattgttgtTAATATATCGAAGTAG